The Daphnia pulex isolate KAP4 chromosome 6, ASM2113471v1 genome contains the following window.
TGCTCCATTACCTTCTCGTATACAATTTCGTTCATAATCTGATAACGCTTAACAGCTTTCTTCTCCGTGATTCCAACGTACTGCTGTTCCAAGGGTACAGGGCGGTAGCTGTTGTCGAAGAAGAATAGACCCGTCTTGGGTCGGACACGCAAGAAAGTGGCCACATCTTCGTAATTGGGAAGCGTGGCAGAAAGACCCACCAATCGCAAATCTTCTTGAGTGGATTCGACGGTGCGGATAGTACGAGCTACCAAGGCTTCCAAAACTGGACCACGGTCGTCGTGCAACAAGTGAATTTCGTCAAAGATCATCAACTTGACCAGTTGCGTGTAGGTTCGGTCTCCTGATTTGCGAGTGATAATGTCCCACTTTTCGGGCGTGCAGACAATCACCTGAGTTTGTGCAATTTCTTCACGGCTGAGTTGATGGTCGCCCGTCAATTCGGCAACTTTCAGGTTGAAAGGCGCCAGTCTTTTGCCAAAACTGCCCACCATCTCTTGTACGAGCGAACGCATGGGTGCAACGTAGATGATTTTGAATTCATCAACGCGAATTGTTCCGTCCGGATTGATGTACTTGCCCAATTCTCTCATCATTGTCAACAAAGCCACGTTGGTTTTGCCGGCGCCGGTTGGGGCGCAAATTAACATGTTCTCATCCGATTCGAGAGCTGTTTTATAGATTTTAGACTGGATTCTGTTGAGCGTTTTGAATCCTTCGAAAGCTGGTTGGGCGTAGGTTGGAAGTTTATCGATAGGAATAAGCATTTCATCAGCATCAAAAGGCCTAGGTTTCAATGGTGGCACATGAACTTCTTCGTAGCCTTTACGCTGTTTTCGGAAAGAACCTGCAATACAAGTCcatgtttaaattttgattgaaattaaaagatgAGAAACTAAATTATTATACCTTCTGGAAGTGTACACTTTTTGTTGGCCATGAAGTGAGAGCCCTGAGCGAATGCAAGATCCTCCAAGTCCAGTAGCTCTCGAAGACCTGGAATGCCACTGTACCCTTCCTGTCCTCCACCTCCGACTTCTTTGGAGGCAGAAGTACCTTGACGTgaactctttttaaaatcgaCTTCCATCGGTTCGATTCCAGTGTCGTCCCTCACAGTATCTAATTGTCGAAGGATCTTGTTCAGATGGGGATTGCTCTTCATCTCGTCTTGAATGCTTCGACGTTCAGCTTCGCTCTGTGCGGATGCCAGTAACGAACAGTAAAGAATCATGTGTCTGTTTTGTTTAAGCAGCTTGATGAAGTCAAAGCAGTCAAAACCAAGCAAGACAACTAGCTGATTTTCACATTCTCTTTCATCCTGGATATTCTTGAGGATGTTGAGGACTTCACCGGCTCTGGCTTGAGACACCATGGGGTCACTGTAAAACTTTGACAGCTTCCTCTGAAGCCAATAGGCATCAATATCGAGGGGATgcaatttcttctcttttttaccgCCCAAATCGACGCCACTTGCGACAGCATCAGCATGAATGGCATGGTCTGTTTCAGCTTCATCAGCTTCATCCTCaccgtcatcttcttctccaatcTCTCCatacacattttcttcttcgttttcttcgtCTGTGTCTTCAAATTGCACATTGATGCCATACTGGTCGTCCATTTGCTCTTCTCCAGTACCCATTTTCTCGTCTTGGCCCCAATCTGTGATCTTCTTACCCAGGTTAACGAGCAGGGCAAATCTTTCTTCTGGCAAGGAGCCAAGCATAGCctctgtttcctttttcttctccttatCCTTGAGCTTGTCGTTCTTGAGAACCGTGAGGACTTCATCAGCAGCACCACACAACACATCTCTGGGTTGATCACTCAACGCTTCCTGAATAAAACTGAGAAGCACTTCGTAAGTCTGTTTGGTGTCCTGCGTTTTGGGCCTGTAGATGATGCCAGAGATTTCATCCAGGTTGTCGCTTTGCAAAGGTCCTTTTCCACCATTTTTACCACCAATATCAGTTTTGTTGGGATCACGCTTCTGACGTTTTGCCGGTTTCATCCGTTGGGCTTTGTCACCCATGCGAGTTCCTTCCAACTTCCCAGTAAGGGACATAACCTCACCGGTGGCTTCATCTCGTGCTCGGCGATCGATTAAACGAACGTCAGCTTGTAAAACCAAATTAGAATTGGCTTTATACTCGTACTGGAGCGAACGTGCTGCGGCGTCCGCCATTTCTTACGGCTTGCTTTTAGACACTGACGAAAGTTTCGTATGCTGTTCGAACAGGCAATTGACAGCGTTGCCAGTttgtaataaaacaaaattcagaaTTCGAGAGGAAATTTgtatattgaaaaatttaaaaatctcgCCATAAAACTCTGGGTCGACACGCGcgaaaaaagggataaaaaaaatacagaaaaaaagcaattaagAAACTAAAACACCATTTTTGTaaggagaaaaaaccaaacatttttcaaaagtccATCGGTCTTGagaatgaaatgagaaaaaaacacagaaacaaaACCCCCCACTATGCGAACTACAAAGgagatggaaaaacaaaatcaggtCTAAATAGGGTAAATCTATAAACGTTAAAATTCACGCAGCGTTATTGCAAAAATAACTCTAAATCGacgaaataaagaaacattgGTAGAGAAAAAAGCCATCTAACGCTGTACAAAGCTTTTTTGAGAGTAACGCAGATATGAGGTGGGACATAGGGatgaaaacaatattttttcaatgatgTTGTACGAGAGGTAATAACGACACCAGTCAGAGAAATCGTCACTGAGCTACGGCAGCCTGGTCAGTGGCAAGATACAAAACAACACTGCATCTTCACAACGAAAATTatgcacacacaacaacacgcTCCGGCATGAATTTGTCATAACAAATACGAAAgccaataataattaaaaaaataaaaaataaagtcaaaacgtttttttgtcttttgtcaaAAAGTTGCCCGCAAGTAAAAATGGTTTCAAACAATATCAACCGCCCAGCGCGCCAAGTGTCATAGATCTTTTGAGATCCGTCATCCGCACAAAAACTTGGCTCCTATTCCGCAATACATCCAGCACCAgacatcaaaatttaaaaaaaaatttcctgtcgacaacaataaaaagaaaaatagccatgaaacaacaaaacacaatcagacaaagaaaaaggaggggagACGTTTGTTCCATGTCAAAATCAAGCGGAAAACGGATTAAATTTCTACAGTCGGAAATCCGAgcggttgtttttctttttctcggaaaGGATtaaatagtatatatatacgtacacaTTGGGGTGTGGTATAGTCATTTGTTTCACTCGCCGAAGCGAGTGCAAGCCTTTTTCCATTTGCATTGAGTGCACCACTGCTCGCGGTGTTCCATTCCGTAAACCTTGCGGCACTTTTTGGCCTCGCCGCGGGGCCGACGAACGGGACTGCTCTTGACTGTAAAGACCGAAGCTCCGGTAGTAGATGGTGGCGCTAGTGGGGGCGCCGGTGAAGGAGACGTTTTGGGCGACACAACCACTTTGGCCTGTTTGAGCGCATTCtagaataataacaaataaattttaaaaaattagtgaAAATCTATAATTGACATTGATCACGGTCGTGTAGTTTAGTAGGGCGTGGCAACTTACCGAGCCATATCCGTAACCGGAAGACCATGAAATGCTGCGGACACGTGCCGGTATAGCGATCGGCCTCGCCTTCATCAATGCGCGTTGATATTCTGGATCTAATTAGATAAAAGAAACCGGttcatttttccaattaattttTCGGTGTCACGCTGCTCGGGGGTCTACCGACCTTCGTGCGGAGGTCTTGCCATGTCCATGTGGGACAATGTGGGTGGCGAACTAGCCATCCAGCCTGGATGCGGTTGCTGAAAGCTCTGCGTTTGAGCGACTGAGGATTCGACGACCTCAGCCATTGGAGGTAGAGTGGTCGACTGCTGATCCGCAATCTCTTCATCACCTTCCTCTTCCACTTCCGTGTAATAAAACTCTTCCTCGTGATCGCTGATCTCTTCATCGATTTGACGTGGCCCGAGATGGATGGAGCGGACGTGGGTCTCGATGGCCTCGCAATTGTCTGTAGTAGTCAAGCAGCCGGGCCAGGTACACTGATAAATTGTTCTAACCTGATGATGGATGGgggtaattaaataaaattacaaaacaaacCCAATTAAAATATACCTGCGAAGGAGAGGGCCCTTCATCGCATTCGCTGATGGATTCATCGCTGACGATTCCATCGTCCTGGGCGTTTTTGGCAACAGGAGCTCTAGTAGCACCCGGATGAAATTTGTTGAGACTTCCCGAGAAATTAGCAGGGGCGCTGCCGCTCATCAAAGGCGGCGACGGTGTTGCCGAACGAAATTTCAGCTTGCGCCCAGTGCCGACCGGAAGAACCCGGCCGGCCGCTCCTGTTGAACCCGACGACGAAGCGTGCGGTGGTGAATCACTGCTGCTAGACACACTTCCGCGCCACGAAAAAGCCccactgctgctactgctactgTGATTACTCTGCTGCCATGCTGCAACATCTGTTGCGTAAGCCGGTCATTATTACACAGTTCAACATGTATAAAAGGGAcgcccatttttatttgataaaactCACCTTCCCATCGAGGGGAATGAGGACTGCAGGAGAGACGCATGAGGACCATGGCGGCTGCGCATTCATCCATAACATCGCTgtcttcatcttcgtccaTGATGACGTCGGCCGCGCCGTTGGCACTACTCGGACTGGAGCGACGCTTACGCGACCTAACGTGATGGTGGGCGTcgccaaataacaaaaaggaacAGATTGCACAGGTTATTAGATGCTGTGACGTCAACCACCTTGCACAGACTCTGTGACGTCAatcgccgacgacgacgacaacaatcACACATTCGAATCGGTTATCGGTGTAAACATGAGACAACCAGACGGCCACTGTACATCGACCCCGGATGAGAGTCTTTTGTTTTGCGTTGGGACGTGCGTTTTTTCGGTTGATGCGCAGACAAAAAAGAACTCGGGATCGAACGTGTTTGCTACCACGTTTGCGCAAAATCCGACATAATCTTATCAGGAAAAGTTCAACGGACTTGTTGTGTCACCAGGAGTTTCGACTTCctgttcattttttgttgtttctcttattttcttggAGGAATTGATGGATTGCGTCATTTTACTGGAAAACTTTCGCTGATTCTAGGCCGCGCGTCAATAAAATATGGAACAAGCTGACTGCTCGATCTCTTGTACAACTTCCGGCGGTATCCAATTTTCGCTCGATAGattttttcgaaacaaattGAGAGCACTTAATCCGGACTAGAAATCAAATCCCAACTTCCGATGGATAACGTCTCGATCAATGTAGAGAGAAAGTGAATGACGGGGGagaaattaaataagaaatgggtCAACCTCATCGAGAAACTTCATCAATTCAACAACggcaaatatatatataagagagagagttattttttaaagcggTTTCAATAACTCCACCcatcaaaaaagaaggggggggggggggttcgtgttgttgttgttgtttgttacaCTTTTCTCGGTTTTCCTCGGTTGGTGTAACAACTTTTGGTTGGTCCCTTTCTAGTCGCTTTCCAGATGAAGATAATCGGCCCGTGACCCACTGACACGCGGACGCCTCTCCTTTTTACCGCGTGCAGAAATCGTGCCGTGACGTCACTCACGGCATTCACCCACTTTCACTCGGCCTCGGCTTCATGCCGTGACTCTTACCTACATTCTTCTTAATTGtcccttgaaaaataaaataaaaattctccGTCCCATATCCACTGGCTACTACCAACAATCAGGACGACGACTATATTAGAAAGCTGCGCCGGAAGATCTTTTGGGTTGTTTGGTTTTGGGCTTACCCGAAGAAGGCGCCGGGTACGTCGATTCCGGACGTTGATGCGGATGAGCAGCGCTTGCGGGGCGGATTGCCAACACTGATTTGATGATGGTTGGATTGTGAACAATCCTGGTGTCCATTAACGGATGCAGTCAGCCCACCGACAACTCCTTCAGCCAATCGTGCGAAATCCACGTCGTGTTGATCCATCAGCCGGAGTGATTTCCTCGACTCCATCAGTCGTACCTCTTCCATTCGTTTGACGATATCAACCGAATTCTGCAATAATTAATaggagaataaataaataaattattcagATGTGAGATAACGAGTTGCTCTTTGGTCGCCAGGAAGATAAACAAAGAATAGAAAGATCTGGACGGATTAACAAggcaaaaatgaagaaatagtaAAACCTAACGTTGCGGCCTTGTTCTCTATATCTTATTGAGGTTAccaggtttttctttctctcttgctcaaatatccacacacacacacacgtattaTTGTGTTAAGACTATTTTGCCTAACGGGTGGCGTGTGGTGGCCCTGCGTAGTTGTTGATATTTCCTTTTACAGGTTCGGCGACACATAACGGAACCCCGAAATCAATGAAacgcccttttcttcttctgcagcAGGCGGCGCAGCAGCTAAACACCTGAGGCCACCATATTTATTGTACGTACGCAACGTCGTCACACCGCAGTGGCGTCGTCAACGGGCAAAAACCGCACGACGccatcgctgctgctgctgtacatatacgcacaataataataaaaacggaaaaaaaagaaacgaaaaattccaaacaaGATGGAAAAACCGGTTGCGTCAAGAACACACTCGGCGGGAGAAAGGCCAAGagagatttttgtttacattcgCACACATGCCGGTGCGCAGTTGTTTTTATCCGCAACCCGAGGAATAACGAcgacacacaccaaaaaaccaaaatggccgCCAAGGAAATTTTGATGACGTTGGGAGAATTGACGTCACACATGGCGGCCCTGCGCGCGCGCGTTCCATTACCTCCTCCCGAAATGAACCAATCGGGAGAAACTTCTTTGTTTACAAAACAAGGGGATGGGGCAACAAAAACACCggctttttcgaaaaataataaaaatggtatCATCACAGATATATTTTCATATCTGAACATGTATAGACACGATTCAAGGTCGACAGAAATCTCATTTCCATTTGGGAAGGATTAGAATACCACCCGCCACTCTTCTTCCTGTCAGTAGTTGAAAATGGCACCGGTCATTCAACTCTTTTGATATATTTCTCAACCCTCACCCTGCTGCTgttagtgtgtgtgttaccAAGAGGATGTATTTTAACAAAGCCAAGGTTTCACccttgagcagcagcagcagctctgccGCAAggcaaaataggaaaaatctCTTTAGACAAACACTTGGGCACCCGGGAGAAAAGGCCTTGGCTCTACAGCGGCCATTGACTCTACTGTTGATTGCgtcagaaaacaacaacaacaacaacaacctcctCGTTCAATGCAGACGACCGGGTTGTTTTAATATAAGCATTTCCTCTCTATTTCAGCCCTAAATGCATCCATATTGTATACTACCGTATCTGACAAAATATATCCGCCCGGTTTCACATGGTATCAATAATGGGAGGGGCCTGCGAAAAAGAGGCGTTAGTCCAATAGTAATTTATTTTCCCCgagtccaacaacaacaacaacaaaaatggccTACTTTtggccaaaacaaaaaggagagagagaaaccccAGAATTTTTGCTGTGACGTCACAGTTGCATCACGCGCTGCATCTGCTGATGTCATCATCGGCATTTTTTCCACCgaaaaatttttcacaaaagtaaaaagttaTTGCAGCTACACATACAGTGGGTTGGCCCAAGGTTAGTTTAGCGTGCGGATGAAAAGCTCTCTGAGATACATATGCGACTACGTCTtctgggagagaaaaaagatggccgCTCCAAGGCCGTACGAAAATATCAAAAGCTTAGCTTGTTGACATCACTTGATTGGGGCAGAAAACGGAAACGCCCCCTACTAACTGGTGtagaccacacacacacacacatgaaatgttaatggaaaaattttgtttaattaccGAATTGGAGACTTGCAAAGTGATGTGAACTTCATCGACGTCGGGTCGGTGTTTGGTGACGTGACCGGCTACTTCACGACCGGTAAAGGTTATGTACACCTTTTGGCCGGGCTGGAGAGTCAAGCCGGCCGTTGACTGGAAACCTGGGCCAATCAGATCGACTTCAGAGTATTCAAGCAGTTGCTGACGGCCAGGGTGACCTGCAGTCTCCATGATTGAACGGACGGCGTATTTCGTGTGAGAGAACAACTGCCCCCTGGACGGATCCATTTCAGCCGTCTTTACCGCTTGAATTATACCTTTTTATCGTgagccaaaaataaacaaagaatcaATACTCGTACTCTAAATAATCAAAGTTTAGAAATATTATATTACCTGGATAATAAAGGCCATCTTCACGAAGAACCACCACTTTTGTACCGACAATTGATCTTTTAGCCAAACGCTTCCCTGTCGACATTCTTTGTGAGCGATTTTGTACAAACTAATTTTTGGAAGTATCGAATTTAACTCTCAAATAAagacccccccaaaaaataacctAGCGGAAATTGTCCAGTATTGTGCTATCGTGGATCTCGTACAGACATCTGGGATTAATTTCAAACGAATTGCGAGTCCAATCGGCCAGCAAGTTCAACATGGTTTCTCAAACTCGAACGAAAATAATTCCCGGCCCAAAAATGTTTCGTTGGGGAtcgcagaaaagaaaaacaatggcTCCCAGAAATAGTATGTACGCACGGGCAACCCAAAAAATCTTGCCTCGAAAAAGTGGGTCCCAATCACAAAGGACGAAAATACGATGGATGGcaaactcacacacacacaacaagtttttttcgggagaatCGTTCAGTTTCGTTGTGAATGGCCGAAATCTTTCAAgactttttttgtcgggattTATAAATAAGGGAAGCacagaattttaatttcgttttgataataaaaaggtgaagaaaacaaaagagtcgGAAAGGAGAGGGACTTGAAGATGAGCGCAACTCGCGAGTCAGCGGTCGAACGAGAACTGCGAGTCTTTGTTTTGGAGAGAGTAGGAAAAGGAGGAGAGGGAAACGCGAGGGAAATCCTAgttggacaacaacaactaaattgTGGTTGTCGTCAAGTGTAACACTCTGCCACCTAGCggtcaatttcatttcaagttcattttatCACTTTTACTGCTATTTACTCATCTGATTTTACGAAATTGTTTGGTAGTAGTTTATTTTAAGCCGTTTGGcgtttattattcatttaattaattgaGTTTTGTCTTTGATAACGACACCTTTGGTAACTGGCCGCTGCAAGCACTCAGATAACAAAGACCggcgtcttttgttttgaaagttGTCGGGAAACGACTAGCCACTAGATGGCACCAGCCgttccagcaacaacaacaaagccCTTGTTAAAAAGCCGgttaacaacaaaagaaaaaagagctcaAATTTATCCATAGGCCAAATagatatatgtgtgtgtgcatcacagatatttgaaaaataacaagaaaaagctATTTTTAATGTTGAAAGAAACGACCGGTTATTACGGATAGAGcagatttttctcttcttcttccctcttctttcctttctcctttATTTCTCTCGGCCTTTCACACGCTTTTCGTATACGACACACACTGATGTATACGTGAggtcagtgtgtgtgtgtatacaaacaaaaaagaacggggggaaaaagttGCCAACGCATGCCACCAGAGCCGGCCGCACACTTTCGGCACACTTTCGCCTTCTTCGATGGCCAATTTGGCAACCAAAAATTCACCTTTATTTACaagctctttttttggttctGTTGTTCTCGTGCTATTAAGTCACTTATGTAAGACACACTCGTATACATAACTTGTAATACATCGGcattaaacacacacacaggagagTTATGTAACTAGATATCGATTTATACAGTCACCATGGGCTGTGTGAACTCTTTTGTTGAGGAAGTCCCCTACATGGcggacatttttatttataaaattgaGGTCACTTAAAAATCCCTAGCCTCTTTGTGTTGTCCTggcgtatttctttttctttcttccctttttccgTTTGAGTGGGTAGAGCCGGACGTCTTAAACTTGAGATTAAATGGCAGAGCGACTTTCTGATTGGCTTGAATTACAATTTTCGTCCCCAAATTGATGGCGTTTCACTTCTTTTcatatcttttatttaaataaagatGCGAAATTTCGTGATCGACCAGGCAGGATCACAATCGTATTATTCTTttgctttccttttatttaaattattatgatGAAAAACCAATCCAACAACTGAACTTTCTAGTCTTCACTAATGTTGATAACATCCACCTCTTACTCAAATTTATAAGAGGAAATTCTTgcgaaatgaaaatatttttccaactgCGTATTGGCCGCCCGGCTTAACTTTCAGCTGTGGCGCTCCTTATCGACCTACTTCCGTATATTTTGACATCGCTGTcctcattcaaaattttaaaaaattgtgaaatacactaacatttttccttaattAGTCTTGATTGTTCGTTTCGTTCTTTCATGTCGCATTTCCGTCGGGGAAATCCAAGTTAAAGAATttcacgaaataaaagaaaaaggaaaaacgtaaacaaaatgCGCGCAGATACCCCATACTCCATGAAGCCTCATCTGTGGCAGTACAAAACTACAAACTGACAGGTAACAGATTTctgacttcttttttaaaagtgggAGGATTTTCTTCCTAATTAGATTTATTTAGTAGTTTCCTCATCTTTTTGCTAAGACAGATTACTCAGTAACATGCAGTGCAATACGTTTTACAACCCCGTAATGTTAGTGTCAAGATTTTTATTAGTTGTCCTTTGTTGCTGTTATCTCTTTTGTCCTTGTCTAACGTGCGAAGGCGATGCAAAATTCCCCTTCGACAACCAAATAGAAGAAATTAATGCAACtattccaaacatttttttgtgtcgaaTGTGTGGCCTTTCTCAGGATGATGGGGGATCATTTTTAGACACTGCCAGTCCATTTAGTTTGAGTGTGAGAAACGAAACCATTGTTTATGAGCAAAGAGCCACCAAAGTTGTGAAAACCGTACCTgtgcaaaaattgaaaa
Protein-coding sequences here:
- the LOC124196333 gene encoding zinc finger protein 704-like produces the protein MSTGKRLAKRSIVGTKVVVLREDGLYYPGIIQAVKTAEMDPSRGQLFSHTKYAVRSIMETAGHPGRQQLLEYSEVDLIGPGFQSTAGLTLQPGQKVYITFTGREVAGHVTKHRPDVDEVHITLQVSNSNSVDIVKRMEEVRLMESRKSLRLMDQHDVDFARLAEGVVGGLTASVNGHQDCSQSNHHQISVGNPPRKRCSSASTSGIDVPGAFFGSRKRRSSPSSANGAADVIMDEDEDSDVMDECAAAMVLMRLSCSPHSPRWEDVAAWQQSNHSSSSSSGAFSWRGSVSSSSDSPPHASSSGSTGAAGRVLPVGTGRKLKFRSATPSPPLMSGSAPANFSGSLNKFHPGATRAPVAKNAQDDGIVSDESISECDEGPSPSQVRTIYQCTWPGCLTTTDNCEAIETHVRSIHLGPRQIDEEISDHEEEFYYTEVEEEGDEEIADQQSTTLPPMAEVVESSVAQTQSFQQPHPGWMASSPPTLSHMDMARPPHEDPEYQRALMKARPIAIPARVRSISWSSGYGYGSNALKQAKVVVSPKTSPSPAPPLAPPSTTGASVFTVKSSPVRRPRGEAKKCRKVYGMEHREQWCTQCKWKKACTRFGE